In a single window of the Elaeis guineensis isolate ETL-2024a chromosome 6, EG11, whole genome shotgun sequence genome:
- the LOC105047062 gene encoding 65-kDa microtubule-associated protein 3: MASLVSDQLLQMETTCGSLLYELQMIWDEVGESDAERDKLLLELEQECLEVYRRKVDQANRCRAQLRQAIADAEAELAAICSAMGERPVHIRQSNQKAGSLKEELKEIIPQLEEMRKRKNDRWNQFLEVIEQIRRISIEIRPAEYTPSKVAMDESDLSTRRLEELHRQLQSFQKEKTDRLKQVMDHLNTLNSLCLVLGIDFRQTVHEVHPSLDETEGSKNFSNDTIESLASAIQRLREVKIQRMQKLQDLASTMLELWNLMDTPVEEQQLFQNVTCNIAASEHEITEPNTLSMDFINYVEAEVLRLEQLKASKMKELVLKKKTELEELRRRTHLVAEASSETEFAIEAIEAGAVDPSLMLEQIEVQVSKVKEEAFSRKDILEKVEKWFAARDEESWLEEYNRDENRYSAVRGAHLMLKRAEKARALVNKIPAMVDALAAKITAWENDRGIEFTYDGVRLLSMLEEYTIVRQEKEQERKRQRDQKKLQDQLITEKEARFGSQPSPSKAHSAKKIPRTSTGGSSRRLSLGGAVMHPPKPDLLHPKSTRSTKKAEDMSALSPARRGIDIAGLPVKKLSFNTMNAPCEVEMPRRPFTPLVPVNSIPSTPSQPNIMLTPSILSTPSQPKNNDVEEENRTPKIMPISTPKTPVTVPASMQMATTPAPTCLVYEAAVTKAPLEEMEYSFEERRLAFYLKR; encoded by the exons ATGGCTAGTCTCGTAAGCGATCAGCTTTTGCAGATGGAAACAACATGTGGATCTCTTCTATATGAGCTTCAG ATGATATGGGATGAGGTTGGTGAATCTGATGCTGAAAGAGATAAACTGCTACTTGAGCTAGAACAGGAATGCCTAGAGGTTTATAGAAGAAAAGTTGACCAGGCAAACAGGTGCAGAGCTCAGCTGCGGCAAGCCATTGCTGATGCAGAAGCAGAGCTTGCGGCCATCTGTTCTGCAATGGGTGAGCGACCAGTGCATATCAGGCAG TCCAATCAGAAGGCTGGAAGTTTAAAAGAAGAGCTTAAGGAAATTATCCCTCAGTTAGAGGAAATGCGAAAGAGAAAGAACGATAGATGGAATCAATTTCTTGAAGTTATTGAGCAAATACGAAGGATTTCAATTGAGATCAGGCCAGCAGAGTATACTCCATCCAAGGTGGCTATGGATGAATCCGATCTATCCACAAGAAGGCTTGAAGAATTGCACAGACAGCTACAGTCCTTTCAGAAGGAAAAG ACTGATCGCCTGAAGCAGGTGATGGACCATCTAAATACTTTGAATTCATTATGTCTTGTACTGGGTATAGATTTCAGACAGACTGTTCATGAAGTACACCCTAGTCTTGATGAGACTGAAGGGTCAAAGAATTTTAGCAATGACACAATTGAAAGTCTGGCCTCTGCAATACAGAGATTGCGAGAGGTTAAGATCCAAAGAATGCAGAAG CTTCAAGATCTTGCAAGCACTATGTTGGAACTGTGGAATTTGATGGATACACCAGTTGAAGAGCAACAGTTGTTTCAGAATGTAACATGTAACATAGCTGCTTCAGAACATGAAATTACTGAGCCCAACACTCTTTCAATGGACTTCATCAATTAT GTGGAGGCAGAAGTTTTGAGGCTTGAGCAGCTGAAAGCTAGCAAGATGAAAGAGTTAGTATTGAAGAAGAAAACAGAACTGGAGGAGCTTCGTCGTCGCACCCATCTAGTTGCTGAAGCAAGCAGTGAAACAGAATTTGCAATTGAAGCTATTGAGGCTG GTGCCGTTGATCCCTCTTTAATGTTGGAGCAGATTGAGGTTCAAGTTTCAAAAGTTAAAGAGGAAGCTTTTAGCAGGAAGGATATACTTGAGAAGGTTGAAAAATGGTTCGCTGCACGTGATGAAGAGTCCTGGCTGGAGGAATACAACAGG GATGAGAACCGCTACAGTGCTGTAAGGGGTGCCCATCTTATGCTCAAGCGTGCTGAAAAAGCCCGTGCTTTGGTTAATAAGATTCCAG CAATGGTGGATGCTTTGGCTGCCAAAATTACAGCATGGGAGAATGATAGGGGGATCGAGTTCACATATGATGGT GTTCGTCTGCTATCAATGCTGGAAGAATACACCATAGTGAGGCAGGAGAAAGAGCAAGAGCGCAAGAGACAGAGG GACCAAAAAAAGCTTCAGGATCAACTCATAACTGAAAAGGAAGCTCGCTTTGGGTCCCAACCAAGCCCTTCAAAGGCCCACAGCGCAAAGAAGATTCCTAGAACTTCCACTGGCGGATCCAGCAGAAGGCTATCTCTAGGTGGAGCCGTCATGCATCCCCCGAAGCCTGATCTGCTTCATCCTAAGTCCACACGCTCAACCAAGAAGGCCGAAGATATGAGTGCACTTTCTCCCG CTAGGAGAGGCATAGACATTGCTGGCCTACCTGTGAAGAAACTGTCTTTCAACACCATGAATGCTCCATGTGAAGTGGAGATGCCACGCAGGCCCTTTACCCCCCTAGTTCCTGTGAACAGCATCCCATCAACACCTTCTCAGCCCAACATTATGTTGACACCCAGCATTTTATCGACACCCTCTCAGCCAAAAAATAATGATGTTGAAGAGGAGAACAGGACCCCGAAGATAATGCCCATTTCAACTCCTAAAACTCCAGTAACGGTGCCTGCCTCCATGCAGATGGCCACAACACCTGCTCCAACCTGCCTTGTTTATGAAGCAGCGGTCACAAAAGCACCATTGGAGGAGATGGAATACTCATTTGAAGAGAGAAGGCTTGCATTCTACCTTAAGAGATAG
- the LOC105047063 gene encoding ATP synthase subunit beta, mitochondrial, whose protein sequence is MASRRVLSSLLRSSPRRSPAPKSAFPTPRISYPPPISRPSPAGFLLSRAVEYATAAAVKAPPSPPSPAKATGGPSGKITDEFTGAGAVGSVCQVIGAVVDVRFDEGLPPILTALEVLDNSIRLVLEVAQHLGENMVRTIAMDGTEGLVRGQRVLNTGSPITVPVGRATLGRIINVIGEPIDEKGEITTSHFLPIHREAPAFVEQATEQQILVTGIKVVDLLAPYQRGGKIGLFGGAGVGKTVLIMELINNVAKAHGGFSVFAGVGERTREGNDLYREMIESGVIKLGDKQGESKCALVYGQMNEPPGARARVGLTGLTVAEHFRDAEGQDVLLFIDNIFRFTQANSEVSALLGRIPSAVGYQPTLATDLGGLQERITTTKKGSITSVQAIYVPADDLTDPAPATTFAHLDATTVLSRQISELGIYPAVDPLDSTSRMLSPHVLGEEHYNTARGVQKVLQNYKNLQDIIAILGMDELSEDDKLTVARARKIQRFLSQPFHVAEVFTGAPGKYVELKESVNSFQGVLDGKYDDLPEQSFYMVGGIEEVIAKAEKIAKESAT, encoded by the exons ATGGCCTCCCGCCGggtcctctcctccctcctccgCTCTTCCCCCCGCCGCTCCCCGGCGCCCAAATCCGCCTTCCCGACCCCCCGGATCTCTTACCCTCCCCCCATCTCCCGCCCGTCCCCCGCCGGCTTCCTCCTCTCCCGCGCCGTCGAGTACGCCACGGCCGCGGCGGTGAAGGCCCCCCCGTCCCCGCCGTCGCCCGCGAAGGCCACCGGCGGCCCCAGTGGCAAGATCACCGACGAGTTCACCGGTGCTGGCGCGGTAGGAAGCGTGTGCCAGGTGATCGGCGCCGTCGTGGACGTCCGGTTCGATGAGGGGCTGCCGCCGATCTTGACGGCTCTCGAGGTGCTCGACAACTCGATCCGCCTGGTTCTGGAGGTCGCGCAGCATCTGGGAGAGAACATGGTGAGGACCATCGCCATGGATGGGACCGAAGGGCTCGTCCGTGGTCAGAGAGTTTTGAATACTGGGTCTCCAATCACC GTCCCTGTTGGGAGGGCTACCCTTGGACGCATCATTAATGTTATCGGTGAACCAATTGATGAGAAGGGTGAAATAA CGACCAGTCACTTCCTTCCCATCCATCGTGAGGCACCTGCTTTTGTTGAGCAGGCGACTGAACAGCAGATTCTTGTTACTGGAATTAAG GTTGTTGATCTTCTGGCACCATATCAGAGGGGAGGAAAGATTGGACTGTTTGGTGGTGCTGGTGTTGGAAAAACTGTACTTATTATGGAATTGATCAACAATGTTGCTAAAGCTCATG GTGGTTTCTCTGTCTTCGCTGGTGTCGGAGAACGTACTCGTGAGGGCAATGACTTGTACAGGGAAATGATTGAGAGTGGTGTTATTAAGCTTGGTGACAAGCAG GGTGAGAGCAAGTGCGCCCTTGTGTATGGGCAAATGAATGAGCCTCCAGGTGCTCGTGCACGTGTTGGTTTGACTGGTTTGACAGTTGCTGAGCACTTTCGAGATGCTGAAGGACAAGATGTGCTTCTCTTTATAGACAACATTTTCAGGTTTACCCAG GCGAACTCTGAAGTGTCTGCGTTGCTTGGTCGTATCCCATCTGCCGTCGGTTACCAACCAACTCTTGCTACTGATCTTGGAGGGCTGCAAGAACGTATCACAACAACAAAGAAGGGTTCCATTACCTCAGTGCAAGCTATTTATGTGCCTGCTGATGACTTGACAGATCCAGCTCCAGCAACTACCTTTGCCCATCTTGATGCTACAACTGTGTTGTCCCGACAG ATTTCTGAGCTTGGTATCTATCCTGCTGTTGATCCTCTAGACTCCACATCTAGAATGCTTTCACCACATGTATTAGGAGAAGAGCACTATAACACTGCTCGTGGTGTTCAGAAGGTTCTTCAGAATTATAAGAATCTCCAGGATATTATTGCAATTTTGGGAATGGATGAGCTCAGTGAAGATGACAAATTGACAGTGGCTCGTGCTCGAAAGATTCAACGGTTCCTAAGCCAGCCTTTCCATGTTGCTGAAGTTTTCACAGGTGCACCTGGAAAGTATGTTGAATTGAAAGAGAGTGTCAACAGCTTCCAG GGTGTTTTGGATGGAAAGTATGATGACCTTCCTGAGCAATCATTTTACATGGTTGGAGGCATTGAGGAAGTCATTGCTAAGGCCGAGAAGATTGCCAAGGAGTCTGCCACATGA
- the LOC105047061 gene encoding uncharacterized protein, with amino-acid sequence MGNYLSCTLSAGSGGGSGGVRVIVPGGEVRHLEGLVNAAELMLDTPGHFLVNSRSMQVGRRFAALSADEDLEMGNVYVMMPMKRLNSVVTAADMGILLLAANKKFRRVSGGNSRVLPESSSSSSPENPPAGQELDEVDDDAPMTTAMVMEMGGFKYRLSMCRSRKPALETIAEEGITSR; translated from the coding sequence ATGGGCAACTACTTATCCTGCACTCTCTCCGCCGGTTCCGGCGGCGGCTCCGGAGGCGTCAGGGTGATCGTCCCGGGCGGCGAGGTACGTCATTTAGAGGGGCTGGTCAACGCAGCCGAGCTCATGCTCGACACCCCCGGCCACTTCTTGGTCAACTCCCGCTCCATGCAGGTCGGTCGGCGCTTCGCGGCGCTCTCCGCCGACGAGGACCTGGAGATGGGCAACGTCTACGTTATGATGCCCATGAAGAGGCTCAACTCGGTGGTCACGGCGGCTGATATGGGTATATTGTTGCTGGCCGCGAACAAAAAATTCCGGCGGGTTTCAGGTGGGAAttcgagggtcttgccggagtcttcttcctcctcctcgccGGAGAATCCACCGGCAGGGCAGGAGTTGGATGAGGTCGACGATGATGCTCCGATGACGACGGCGATGGTGATGGAGATGGGGGGGTTTAAGTACAGGTTGAGCATGTGCCGGTCGAGGAAGCCGGCGTTGGAGACGATAGCAGAGGAAGGCATCACCTCAAGATAA